In one Prosthecochloris aestuarii DSM 271 genomic region, the following are encoded:
- a CDS encoding TonB-dependent receptor produces MRSFFVGRSIAVALLISMFSFSFTAGALAENRSISGIVSGASDGEPLVGASVQVKGTGIGTVTDVQGEYRLDIPEDADAVTFSSIGYEPRTVAPGTGSILNVSLNGHSYSTGEIVVYSTRSMAKLKNIPRKVEIVSEKDIEALDPVNATDLLKKTSGVDIIEYPGVLSGVSIRGFSPDFSGIDQNVTYLIDGRPAGATNLATIDMNNIERVEVIKGPSSALYGSQGMGGSINFITRKSAGALSGKASLGYSSFSTLDGSVRVGGSLSERFDVDLGVRSYNQNEDYTVGSNTLISDPDPEVLEQDIDTMRNSTYATQSGNLRIGYQLNDEVRIDARGEIYQAHSVKSPGSIWGVYGHSEKDIDRQTLDVTMTADWGTHALRFVPHWSLEKSVSYKKDDEGLNYRSSLSEIEWLGFQLQDRIRVGRQTFTGGVDYTVIDVFSRSFADSETEKAPSRPNQQQSSLGVFGEVGISLFDETVIANIGGRYDITSYQLKETPLFTTVETESEEYDNFNPSVSVQYRFLPQCKIHASIGRAFVAPNPYEKAGFYVDDDGMETRGNPDLEPETSVTWDAGLTYESDNGGFRTDVTCFSTDWENFIQRTSAVDEFGEEYKTFENLNSAEMNGIELECSYDFGAAHDERYSLRLFTNFTHLFRARSINDDGSEGDMLYVRRNRGSMGLEYDDFRFFSARLTARYIGDRFEQNWIGRYDEARPTLKDPVIEIPASLIFDMSMGFRIDDQNDVSLIAKNILDENYTEKDGYNMPGRSLGVRYSVEF; encoded by the coding sequence ATGAGAAGTTTTTTTGTGGGGAGATCGATAGCTGTGGCGCTTCTGATCTCCATGTTTTCCTTTTCGTTTACAGCTGGTGCTCTGGCGGAAAACAGGTCGATTTCCGGGATCGTATCCGGAGCATCTGATGGAGAACCGCTTGTCGGTGCTTCGGTGCAGGTCAAGGGTACAGGTATCGGCACCGTTACGGATGTGCAGGGTGAATACCGGCTGGACATCCCGGAGGATGCCGATGCTGTAACATTCAGTTCTATCGGCTACGAGCCCAGAACGGTTGCTCCCGGTACGGGAAGCATCCTGAATGTGAGCCTGAACGGGCACAGCTATTCGACAGGTGAGATTGTGGTGTATTCCACTCGTTCCATGGCGAAACTGAAGAATATTCCCCGAAAGGTGGAGATTGTCAGTGAAAAAGATATCGAGGCTCTTGACCCTGTCAATGCGACCGACCTGCTGAAAAAAACTTCGGGGGTCGATATTATCGAGTATCCCGGCGTTCTCTCTGGAGTGTCGATCCGGGGTTTTTCACCGGATTTTTCAGGGATCGATCAGAATGTTACCTATCTGATCGACGGCCGGCCGGCGGGGGCGACCAATCTTGCAACGATCGACATGAACAATATCGAGCGTGTCGAAGTGATCAAGGGACCCTCCTCTGCGCTGTATGGCTCTCAGGGTATGGGAGGCAGCATCAATTTCATTACCCGGAAATCAGCCGGAGCGCTTTCCGGTAAGGCTTCTCTCGGCTACAGCAGTTTCAGTACTCTTGATGGTTCGGTGCGTGTTGGCGGTTCGCTGTCAGAGCGTTTTGATGTCGATCTCGGGGTCAGGAGCTATAATCAGAACGAGGATTATACGGTCGGTTCCAATACCCTGATTTCCGATCCTGATCCGGAAGTGCTCGAACAGGATATCGATACGATGAGGAACTCAACCTATGCCACGCAATCAGGCAATCTGCGTATCGGCTACCAGCTCAATGATGAGGTACGGATCGATGCCCGGGGAGAGATCTACCAGGCTCACAGCGTCAAAAGCCCTGGGTCGATCTGGGGCGTCTACGGTCACAGCGAAAAAGATATCGACCGCCAGACTTTGGACGTTACGATGACGGCGGACTGGGGGACTCATGCCCTGCGTTTCGTCCCGCACTGGTCACTGGAAAAATCCGTGAGTTACAAAAAAGATGATGAAGGGCTCAATTACCGTTCGTCTCTCAGTGAAATCGAGTGGCTTGGATTTCAGCTTCAGGACCGGATACGTGTTGGCCGGCAGACGTTTACCGGAGGGGTTGATTATACGGTGATCGACGTGTTTTCAAGAAGTTTTGCGGATTCAGAGACTGAAAAAGCACCCTCTCGCCCCAATCAGCAGCAGTCATCTCTGGGAGTGTTCGGTGAGGTTGGAATTTCGTTGTTTGACGAGACGGTGATTGCCAATATCGGCGGGCGTTATGATATCACGTCGTACCAGTTGAAGGAAACACCTTTGTTTACAACTGTCGAGACGGAATCGGAAGAGTATGACAACTTTAATCCCAGTGTCAGCGTCCAGTACCGGTTTTTGCCGCAGTGCAAAATTCACGCAAGTATAGGAAGGGCTTTCGTTGCACCGAATCCTTATGAGAAAGCGGGATTTTATGTTGATGACGATGGTATGGAAACCCGGGGCAATCCCGACCTCGAGCCGGAAACAAGCGTGACCTGGGATGCCGGACTGACCTATGAATCCGATAATGGCGGATTCCGGACAGATGTCACCTGCTTCAGTACCGACTGGGAGAACTTTATTCAGAGAACAAGCGCTGTCGATGAATTCGGAGAGGAGTATAAGACATTCGAGAATCTCAATTCGGCAGAGATGAATGGCATTGAACTCGAATGTTCCTATGATTTTGGTGCTGCACACGATGAGCGGTATTCGCTGCGCCTTTTTACAAATTTTACGCACCTGTTCAGAGCCAGATCTATCAATGACGATGGTTCAGAAGGGGATATGCTCTATGTCAGACGCAACAGGGGCAGTATGGGATTGGAGTATGATGATTTCAGGTTTTTTTCTGCGCGTCTGACGGCAAGGTATATCGGTGACCGGTTCGAGCAGAACTGGATCGGGCGCTATGACGAGGCACGACCGACCTTGAAGGACCCTGTCATTGAAATTCCGGCGAGCCTTATTTTTGATATGTCGATGGGTTTCAGAATCGATGATCAGAATGATGTGAGCCTGATAGCGAAAAACATTCTTGATGAGAACTACACCGAAAAAGACGGCTACAATATGCCAGGAAGATCCCTTGGTGTTCGATATTCGGTAGAATTTTAG